AGATCTCTCAGCACTCATTATGTCCCGATGGAATATATTCGTTTTTGAAAAtaggtcatagagagagagagagtgagattccTGGAAGGAAGGTAAATCATGACAAATTGTAAGAATTAATTACGACTGACTTTTTGACGGACCATAAACAAATTTCATCCAAAATAGTGTTTATAGGGCCATTACGACAAGCGATTACCACCATTGTCAATGCTGATACATATGTTACCCTTTGGAATTAATTACACATgagttatttacatttaaaacccACCAACATAAAGGTACTTTGAAGACGTCAAGGCAGGTTCATATATAGCGATAGTTATGTTATTGATTCTCAGGAATAATTGTACTATGAttcgtttcattttgttttgttttgcttgcaAAAATCAACACAGAACTTTATAATCCTAATCCACAACATTAGCAAGACTAATAGATATGTCACTGCACTGGGCCCCCAGCCAATATTATCATGAGAGTTATATCCCTTCCATTACGTAACTTGCCCAAAGTTCTACGGTCTGGATCCCGAGGGATTATGGGTAGAATGGCCGTATCCATTCTTTGCCGTAGATAAACATTTTCTCTGTCTCGTTATGTGTGGGTAGAATGAATAATATTCGTTAAGTTGGTTTTATATGAAGGTGGTTTGATTGTCACTAATTGGAGAAAGGTTCGTGAGTTGATGTTTTTCTTTCACcatgaaacaagtaataaaaaaaattttatgaaattttttgctcattttctgATCgttgagaaaattaatttttccttatcgAATTAGATGCTGTTTAATGACAGTGATAGGTTTCTGTGTTTATGGAACAATATAATTTTGCGTAGAGATTGAGAGTGCTGTAGATAATTGATCTGCCCTCATGCAAAATAATCTGAATCCAGGTTAATAGCGTATTATATaggaccaagagagagagagagagagagagagagagagagagagagagagagagagagagagagagagagagagagagagagagaggggcctgaAGTACCATGAACCAAAATTGTCaaggaagtttgtttttcttctgccATTACGCGTCTGAGCAAAAGTTTTAACCGCTGGATCCAGAGAAATTACGGGAAGAGCAGTTACCGCTCTTTCTCTCCCACGAGTTGTTTTTGATCTGTACCCTTATccgccccgcccccccccctctgccacacacacgcgcacacacacacacacacacacccatcccCCAAGTGCGAATTTTGGGTGAAGATAACAAGGTCAGCCTTTGTGTATATATCGACGGACGACTTTTGTTGAAACTAACGAGGTACGACTTCGCGTGAGTATAAAGAAGAACGACTTTCGGTAAGAAATATCGATGTGTGATTTTATGCGAAAATATTGAAGTgagatttttttctgaatagaCCAAAATTCGATATTATACGAAAATATGAACGTACGattttatgtgaatatatgcATTGTTCTTTGAGGTGAATAACGCCCCAGATGGAGATCAAATTGGTGTTGATTCACTAGCTAGGAATTAAATAATGTTTTGGCATTATTCATTTTAACATGAAACTGAAATAATTCTTATTTCCATTTAACTACTTCTAATCAAATTCTTATTGAATAAAGccaagaaagatataaaaaggagatttttgtttttataacaacAACATACACTCAAAAAGATCATCGGTACCTAACCGGGTTACTATATACACTTCAAAATATTTATCTGTCGATATTCTCATAACTTTGATTTATATGGGGTCTGAAATCGTGGCCCGATTCATCAAAAGAACATCCCATGATATAAGATTATTACTGAAGGAAGCCGAAGGAAATTTATGTAacttataatataatttatttcgtattgtgattctgaaaataaatttgttcGGTTCTCACGTTGGCTGAGTTCCATTTTCAGttacttccctttttttttaatactgtgcCTTGTAAGGAATGAAATATACGATGCAATACCTTTACTgttcctttattatttatataacctttattaataataaatattgatgtagaaaatacattttttactcCTCAGAATCAGAGCGTGGCCGAAGCATAAATGGAATGTACCCGTAGGATGTTTGAACACATCCTCAGGAATTGGCAGGATGGTCGAATATGGCATCAGTCTTGAGTAGCTTGGAAGAGACAGAAGATATAATTATCCATAGGATTCTCGGGATGGCATCCTTCTCAACAGTCATCACAGCTGATCGGAGAGTCGACGGATCTTCCAAAACGCAGGAAATTCTTGTTGTATTGACGACCaaatctggaagaagaagaaaggttattttttgttgtttaatattttgagaTTTGTGGAGTATGAGTAATTAACTGAGGATCATTTGACAAATTGTTAATTAAGAGGTGATTCCACTGCATCAAGTGATATTTCTTTTCTAAGTTTGATTTTCTGTGATGCTTGATATATTCAAACTTGAGCACGTAGGTTAGTTTTTGACTCAAATTAGCGGAGGTAGATTACTTGGATCtccaaattcatatatatactgtagatataacaTTGACTCTATAAAACGTTATTTCTCGACTCTATAAaacgttatttctctctctctctctctctctctctctctctctctctctctctctctctctctctctctctctctctctctgtctaatctTCCtagtaaagatgaaaataattttccttgccTTAAAAAGTTTCTGCTTCCACGAGCAGCCCTGTGGAAGATGTCGACCTCCGCTGCTGGTTCCTCTAGAACAGGAAAAGGAACCTCATTGGGGCTACTTTCGAGGCCGATGTCTTCGGGACCAGAACGACCAAACCGCAAGAAGTTGCGGCTGCGTCCGAAGCGCAAAAAGTTGCGGCTGCGTCCGAAGCGCAGGAAGTTGCGGTTCCTCTTGGTGGCTGATAAGGGTTCAATCTCGTCGTCCTCGAAGTCTCCTCCTCGGCCGAATCTGAAGGTGAAGATAATTTaatgtgttattttcttatttcctgaaTTCTGAAAGTAAATGAAGGTGATTTAGGTTGTTATTTCTTGGATTCTTGAAGAACACTGTCTTAAGAAACATTTGTTGCTCTTGTCataggaaattgacagtgaaaggttagGTTTCTAGACTCTCTTTGAAAATGAACCACAATTGCCGGTTTCACAAACactgaaagagggagagagagaatactgacaGGTAAAGAATAATTTCATGATATGACAATTATTAATGGGCATTCGCGAAGAGGATTAGTCACTACCCAGAACTGCTAAAACGATCTTTTGTTCCCTTCCCGAAAACAATGACTGGTTAGATTCAAATTCAGCggcttcctaaaaaaaaagaaaaaaaaaagtacctgagGAAATTTCTTGCAGAGCTTCTCTTGTCCTCGACATCGCTTCGTCCGAACCTGAtgaagagaaaagataaatttcttggatttgataaaaaaaaaataaattgaatatccCAATAGATTCTCATCCTCTAAGATCAACTTACGTGACACAAGGAGCTGAAATATTTGGGATCTCATGAGTGTAAATTTATACCTTTGGCTTAATCTAACCTTACTATCGTGTGTTGCTATATTGTTTGGTAATGATTATATGATATCTTccgtccatctctctctttctctatctccgtatatatatatatatatatatatatatatatatatatatatatatatatatatatatatattgagagagagggtggtgggggagggggaacttGCCGTATGAAGCTGCGGTCGACATTCCCTCTTTTCTCAGCCGAAGCCAAGTCTCCATCGTGGGGGATCTCGTCACTGCTGTCAGTACTGAGGCCTACTGAAACTGGAGGCTTAAGGGCTTGGCATAGGCAGCTCAGCAGCCCCAGGAAAAGCCAGGAAGTTACCATCATTGTGGTCTGGAATTCTGGAAAGAATAATGGAGGTGATTCCAGAGTTCTGTTGAGTGACGGAGTGGATGGATTTCACAGGTTCTACCAAAGAAAAtctattgatattttattttttattttgatcgttTCGGGTTGCTCTTGGCGCAAGAGCCTGTGCTTGTTTATTGCTAgctttagacaaaaaaaaaaaaaaatcatcaggcTCTGAAGAATTTGAAACAAATCCTCACGTTACGTGAATGACAAATTTCTTGAACATAACTGACTTTGATATCACCATTCATTGAAATTAGCACTGTCCGATTAACCAtctctttattttaataaaaataatactttacaTTACTTACTACTTCTTTGTTTATGATCTCGATGACGAaacgaaataatttattttaatgagaaatagTCAGCGACTCTACTTACGAAAATGACATTATCACCACTTGATCAAAtatttgaatacacacacacacacacacatacacacacacatatatatatatatatatatgtgtgtgtgtgtgtgtgtgtgtgtgtttgtttgctggtatttgtgcatgtatgtatctatgcgtgtgtttgtgacaATACCTCTTTGTATTTGCTGTCACGTAAATGGTCGACATGGattgaaaaatacagtaacacaGATTGCTAAGAACTTCCGCATTTGTCACTTGGCATTGTGATTAAAGAATCATCTAAAATGTACCCTGCCGTTACTTGTGATAAAATGTTATACATTAATAAGTATAATTGCAAATGGATGTCCACACATTCTTTAGTACTACGTGATTATTTCAGTATAACCGaccgtcggcattgaaaataaggCTTCATTATGCCATATCTACCTTAACAGTTTACGTAGAGAAAATTGATTGTACAATGAAATAATCCGCCGAACTTGAGTTAGCaacattcattttctgttttcgaTTTTTTCTTGTCAAGGCTGAAGAAAATTCTTTCAACAATATTTTGTGTTACATTTTTGCaatacttttcaaaataattcctCTTGTCAATCACACTTAGCAGTACAAGAGTttctaattcataatttttttttgcaagaagaaTTTGATTGACTTTAAtaactgaagttttattttctgtaaaaactggAAAACATTTACTTTAACAATCGTGctttctagcatttttttttgtaacacttCTAATACTTTTCTTGATTGAAGATTATTTTGTTCATATCGAATATCATTGTCTGCATACATTTGCTTGTTATTGTTATGAAGTCACAGTAAGTAGGCTTTGATTTGAATTTATCccctaaaaatcatattttctatatataatcaTGGCAAGTTTACAAacatgacagaaaaaaagaattttacataTCCCCATTTTAAATGAAGGCCTAACCTAGCCTAATTTAATCCCTGAACATTCCTACACTTACTAGCCACTGTAAGGCAAGAGCATGTGGTGGCATATGGACGGCTTTAATGTACATGAAGATTATCTTCTGTATTCTGgagtcaaaataaacaaaacttgatAATTACCTTTTGTGTCGTGGATTCGAAAAGGGAAGTGGCTGGTTGGGTGTAGAAACTGCAAGGCAGGAAGGCGAACTGCGACATCTGAACAACTCCTTGAGACTTATATACCTTCCAGGGTTCCAGTCCTTACCAAGAGGCGCCCACTCCGAAGGGGAAGCGTCCCCTTCGGTGGGACAGGTCTTCTTTGGTTTCAGAAAGCAAAGAGGTCTCTGGAGAGGCGGCCATGTCTAGCGCATCCTTTCTCTTGGTCGTTGTGCTGGGAAGCTTGGCGGGGATTGAGGCCATTGGGGTCATATGTCATGCTAAGATGAGTTGGGTTTTGTTTTCCTAAGGATGTTTGAGGGCAGATGCACGAATGGAAAGCTGCCGAGTAAGAAACTGTGCTTTTTCCTTTTCCCGTGAAGGTGGTGGGCAGAATCATGACATAGTTTTTTGACTATAGAATAAAGTGGCATTCAGTTATGACTTAGCCACAGGCGTAAAGCGGAGTTAATGAATAAATTGTCTTTTTTCAGAGAAGGTAGTGGGAAAAATCATGACTGATTTATCCACTTACCGAATAAGATAGCTTTCAAAGTTATGGCTTAGCCAGAGGCGTAAAGCAGAATTAATGGaaaagatggaaatgaaaaacCCTTATTagaatcttcaaaaaaaaaaaaaaaccgcttctGAAAATAAGTAGGATTATAGATGGGGGAACCTTTGTCTATGGTTTTTTATGAGGTGATTAAACTCAACTCTGCTGTATAGAGGAAGTTGTGCTTCAGGCTTTCATATGTTCTGAAATTAAGGAACCCGATTTAAAGGCAGGTTCCCGATATGATCGCAACAACAATAAATGTATTTCATTCTTAACGTAAGTGTTAAGATTATCAGAGTAGGCGGATATACGCAAGACTGCGGTTAattagaaaattatcttttttgtacCAGCGCGTTCTACCATAGACGAGATTTCTCTTCAAATCAGCTAGGAAAAAATAGCATGCTAAGCCTTTCAAGCTAGAGATTGAATATATAGGCTCTGTGAATGCTCAAGATAAGGTAAGTATAAAAcggttttttcttatataatattttaaagatagtaaagcatatgttttcatataataCGTTGAAGAAAACTAGCTAAATGTTTCCCAAACATTTTGTTGTTTAGCTTTTGTTTCAGAAATAGTGTGAGCTAGTGTATTTAAAGGGATGGTGCATTAAGAGTAGGAATCATAAATGTTAAATACgttatattaaagtattttattatttgaaaatactcACGGTAATAAGTAAATACATCTGTTTCATAAACAGGTAAAAacgaaagttatatatatgtatgtacgataCAGTAAGACAGTGAAaacagggatttcacgaaatccctgaatctttcagggaattcgtgaaatcaccaattcacttaggaataTTTGATCACCGAGAGGCTATTACTGAATACTGggaaacaatgtagatgaatcagtgtttcgccgtgcttagtactggCCCCTAatggatcaaatgtccctaagtgaattggtgatttcacgaattctgAATATTTCGGGGATTTAGTGAAATCCCCTGGTTTCGCAGTGtttctgtaacacacacacacacacacacacacacacacatatatatatatatatatatatatatatatatatatatatatatatatatatatatatatatatatatatatactctgtatatgatATATTGATTCAGTGTTTAAGCTCAAGATTTTTATTCGGTTCACATAACTTTCCGtttcgtgaaaaaaaataattttatttattattaatatcttacTGCTAATCTTCCTGTTCTACTGAATACTTATAACAGTAATTCttagaattaaaagaattaacaatgggcaataataaaagaaataacctcTCAGGCTGTTCTGTAAGTTTCTAATATTcttattcaaatattaaaatattcaaacccTTACATGTTTTCATCTGTCATAAGGTGGCAACTCACCTAACAAACAACTAAGGAACTTGCATTTGTATTTCCTCAGAGAggaatataaaacataaaaaactgaaaaataaacaaaaaaaaaaaagttaaagaaggaGATACTGGTCAATTATTGGCTATGGCATTCCGAAGGGGGACTTTTCCTTCCAGCTTCAGATTGGATGAAAAGATCTCTCAATATTTATCATATCCCGAtggaatatattcattttttgaaaGTAGGTcatacggaaagagagagaggagagacagagattcattataaaaaggaaaatcatgaCAAATTGCAAGAATTAATTACGACTGACTTTTTGACGGACCGTAAAGAAACTTCATCCAGGATAGTATTTACAGGGCCATTACGACAAGCGATTACCACCATTGTCAATGCTGATACCTATGTTACCCTTTGGAATTAATTATGCATgagttatttacatttaaaactcGTCAACATGAAGGTACTTTGAAGACGTCAAGGCAGGTTCATATATAGTGATAGGTATGTGACTGATTGTTATCGGTAATAATTATGTGTATGATtcgtttcattttgtttgttttgcttgcaAAAATCAACACTGAATTTTATAACCCTCAGCAAACATTACATAACCTAGACAACAACattagatagactgatagatatgTCACTGCACTGGCTCCCAGCCAATATTATCATGGGAGTGATGTCCCTTCCATTACGTAACTTGCCCAAAGTTCTACGGTCTGGATCCCGAGGGATTATGGGTAGAATGGCAGTATCCATTCTTTTCCGTAGATAAACATTTTCTCTGTCCCGTTATGTGTGGGTATAATGAATAATTCGATAAGTTGAAGTTTTATATGAAGGTGGTTTGATTGTCAGTAATTGGAGAAAGGTTCGTGAGTTGATGTTTTTCTTTCACCatgaaagaagtaataaaaaacattgtttatgaatttttttgctcattttctgATCgttgagaaaattaatttttccttatcgAATTAGATGCTGTTTAATGACAGTGATAGGTTTCTGTGTTTATGAAACAATATTATAATTTTCCGTAGAGATTAGGAGTACTGTAGATAATGTATCTGCCCTCATGCAAAATAATCTGAACCCAGGTTAATGGCATATTATACAAGACCAAGAGAGAAGTATTGTACCATGAACCAAAATTATGaaggaagtttgtttttcttctgctaTTACGCACCTGAGCATAAGTTTTAACCACTGGATCCAGAGAAATTACTGGAAGAGCAGTAACCGCTGTTTCTCTCCCACGAGTTGTTTTTGATCTGTACCTTTATCCGtccccgccccccacctccaTCCCCCAAGTGCGGATTTTAGGTGAAGATAACGAGGTCAGCCTTTGTGTGTATACATCGAAGTATGACTTTTGGTGAAACAAAACGAGGTACGACTTCGCGTGAATATAGAAGCACGGCTTTCGGTAAGAGATATCGATGtgtgattttatttgaaaatattgaagtaaaattttttctgAATAGATCAAAATTCGATTTTATACGAAAACATCGACGTACGATTATATGTGAATATATCGATTGATCTTTGAGATGAATAACACCCCAGATGGTGATCAAATTGGCGTTGATTCACTAGCtagaaaatgaataatgttttggcataacttcatttttaatatgaaattgaaataattcttatttctatttAACTACTTCAAATAAAAATCGTACTGAATAAAACTAAGAACAGATACAAAaaagagatttttgtttttctaacaaCAATGTATACACTTAAAAAGATCAGCTTTACCTGAGTGGGTTACTAAATATACGTCAAAATATTGATCTATGTCGATCTTCTCAAACCTTTGATTTATGTTGGGTCTGAAATCGTGGCCAGAATCATCAAAAGAACATCCCCTGTAATTCtgcaaatttctgaaaataaatttgttgGGTTCTCACGTTGGCTGAGTTCCATTTTCAgttacttcctttttttaatactgtGCCTTACAAGGGTTAAAATATACAATGCAATAGTTTTACTgttcctttattatttatataacctTTATCAGAAATCAGTATTGATGTATAAAATACATGTTTTACTCCTCAGAATCAGAGCGAGGCTGAAGCATAAGTGGAAAGTATCCGCAGGATGTTTGAACACATCCTCAGAAATTGGCAGGATGGTCGAATATGGCATCAGTCTTGATTATATCGTTCTCAGCAGTCATCACAGCTGATCGGAGAGTCGACGGATCTTCCAAAACGCAGGAAATTCTTGTTGTATTGACGACCaaatctggaagaagaagaagaagaagaaggttatctttcgttttttttattttgagatttctGAATTATGAGTAATTAACTGAGGATCATTTGGCAAATTGTTAATTAAGAGGTGATTCCACTGTATCAGGTGGTATTTCTTTTCTAAGTTTGATTTTCTAAGAAGCTTAATATATTCAAACTTAAGCACGTAGGTTAGTTTTTGACTCAAATTAGTGGAGGTAGATTACTTGGATCtccaaatatatactgtagatataaccTTGActttataaaactctctctctctctctctctctctctctctctctctctctctctctctctctctctctctctctctctctctctctcaattttcctagtaaagctgaaattaattttccttaattttccttgcCTTAAAAAGTTTCTGTTTCCACGAGCAGCCCTGTGGAAGATGTCGACCTCCGCTGCTGGTTCCTCTAGAACAGGAAAAGGAACCTCATTGGGGCTACCTTCGAGGCCGATGTCTTCGGGACCAGAACGGCCAAACCGCAAGAAGTTGCGGCTGCGTCCGAAGCGCAAAAAGTTGCGGCTGCGTCCGAAGCGCAGGAAGTTGCGGTTCCTCTTGGTGGCTGATAAGGGTTCAATCTCGTCGTCCTCGAAGTCTCCTCCTCGGCCGAATCTGAAGGTGAAGgtaatttaatgtattattttcttatttcctgaaTTCTGAAAATTAAGTGAAGGTGATTTAGGTTGTTATTTCTTGGATTCTTGAAGAACAATGTCTTAAGAAACAGTTGTTGCTCTTGTCataggaaattgacagtgaaaggttagGTTTCTAGACTCTCTTTGAAAATGAACCATAATTGCCGGTTTCACcaacactgaaagagagagagagagaatactgacaGGTAAAGAATAATTTCATGATTTGACAATTATTaatgggcatttgggaagaggatTAGTCACTACGCAGAACTGCTAAAACGATTTTTTGTTGTCTTCCCGAAAACAATGACTTTTAAGATTCAAATTCAGCggctacctaaaaaaaaagaaaaaaaaagtacctgaGGAAATTTCTTCCAGAGCTTCTCTTGTCCTCGACATCGCTTCGTCCGAACCTGAtgaagagaaaagataaatttcttggatttgataaaaaaaaaaaaaaaaattgaatatccCAAAAAATTCTCATCCCCTAAGATCAACTTACGTGACACAAGGAGCTGAAATATTTGGGATCTCATGAGTGTAAATTTATACCTCTGGCTTAATCTAACCTTACTATGGTGTGTTGCTATATTGTTTCGTAATGATTATATGTTATCTtctgtccatctctctctttctattttctgtgtatatgtatatatatatatatatatatatatatatatatatatatatatatatatatatatatatatatatatatatatatatatatatatacctaaatatattgagagagagagagagagagagagagagagagagagagagagagagagagagagagagaggggggtgggggtggggggaacttGCCGTATGAAGCTGCGGTCGACATTCCCTTTTTTCTCAGCCAAAGCCAAGTCTCCATCGTGGGCGATCTCGTCATTGCTGTCAGTACTGAGGCCTACGGAAACTGGAGGCTTAAGGGCTTGGCATAGGCAGCTCAGCAGCCCCAGGAAAAGCCAGGAAGTTACCATCATTGTGGTCTGGaattctggaaaggaaattggagCGAATTATGGAGGTGATTCCAGAAATCTGTTGAGTAACGGAGTGGATGGATTTGACAGGTTTTACTAACGaaaatttattcactttatttttattttgcccgTTTCGGGGTTGCTCTTGGGGCAAGTCTGTGCTTGTTTAATGCTAgctttagacaaaaaaaaaaaatcatcaggcTCAGATGAATTTGAAACAAATCCTCATGTTACGTGAATGACAAATTTGATGAACATAACTGACTATGATATCACCATTCATTGAAATTAGGACTGTTGGACTAACCAtcactttattttaataaaaataatacttcgcATTTtctgatgtgtgtatgtgttttgtgttcATGCATTTACATGCCTATtcaaattatatagtatatatatatatatatatatatatatatatatatatatatatatatatatatatatatgtgtgtgtgtgtgtgtgtgtgtgtgtgtgtgtgtgtgtgtgtgtgtgtgtgaatatacctCATTGTATTCGCTGCCACATAAATAGTTGTCATGGactgaaaaatacagaaacactGATTGCTAAGAGCTTCCGCATTTATCACTTGGCACTGTGATTAAAGGATCATACAAATGTACCCTGCCTTCACGTGTAATGAAATGTAATACATTAATAAGTATAACTGCAGATGGATGTCCACGTATTCTTCAGTACTTACATGATTATTTTAGTATAAGCGAGCGTCGGCTTAGAAAATAAGGcttaaatatgcaatatgtaGCGTAACAGTTTGCCTAGAGAAAATTTATCGAACAATGAAAAAATCCGTCGAAAATGAGTTAGCAAcgttcattttctattttcgAATTCTTCTTGTCAAGGCTGAAGAAAATTCCTTCaaaaaaagttgtatattttgttacacttttgaaatacttttcaaaataatttctcttgtCCATCACGCTTAGGAGAACGACACAAGTTTCTGTTACAGGATCATTATTTGCGCAATACGAATACGGAAGTCTACTGTTCATAATTTGAATGcaagaagaattttatttactataataactggagttttattttctgtaaaaactggAGAACATTTACACTTCTAATACATTTGTTTGATTGAAGACTATCATTTCAGATCAAATATCATTATCAGTGAAATTTTGCTAGTTATTGTTATGAAGTCACAGTAAATAGGATCTGATTGTGTCCCttaaagtcatattttttaaatgtaatcatGGGAAAGATGACGAACATGTGATAGAAAAGAAGAATTTTACACAGCCTTATTTTCAAAAGGGCTCAGAGATATCGTTTACATATCTGTTGGCTGCACAGAGTCCTCAGGCCCACACATGGACACTTAAAACCTGAACCTTCCTACACTTACCAGCCAGCATAAGGCAAGAGCATGTGCTGGCATATGGCCGGCGTTAATGTAAATGAAGATTATCTTCTGTATTCtggaaacaaaatatacataacttCATAATTACCTTCTGTGTCGTGGATTCGAAAAGGAAGTGGCTGGTTGGGTGTAGAAACTGCAAGGCAGGGAGGCGAACTGCGACGTGTCAACAACTCCTTGAGATTTATATACCTTCCAGGGTTCCAGTCCTTCCCAAGACGCGCCCACTCCGAAGGGGAAGCGTCCCCTTTGGAGGGACAGGTCTTCTTTGGTTACAGAAAGCAATGAGGTCTCTGGAGAGGCGGCCACGTCTGGCACGTCCTTTCTCTTGGTCGTTGTCCTCGTAAGCATGGTGGGGATTGAGGCCTTTGGGGTCATATGTCATGCTAAGATGAGTTGGGTTTTATTTTCCGGAGGATGTATGAGAGGAAATGCACAAAAAGGAAAGCTCTCGAGCATGaaactgttttttcttcttttactgcgAAGGTAGATGGCAGAATCATAACAGGGT
The genomic region above belongs to Macrobrachium rosenbergii isolate ZJJX-2024 chromosome 18, ASM4041242v1, whole genome shotgun sequence and contains:
- the LOC136847986 gene encoding FMRFamide-related neuropeptides-like yields the protein MMVTSWLFLGLLSCLCQALKPPVSVGLSTDSSDEIPHDGDLASAEKRGNVDRSFIRFGRSDVEDKRSSARNFLRFGRGGDFEDDEIEPLSATKRNRNFLRFGRSRNFLRFGRSRNFLRFGRSGPEDIGLESSPNEVPFPVLEEPAAEVDIFHRAARGSRNFLRFGRQYNKNFLRFGRSVDSPISCDDC